A part of Polynucleobacter sp. MG-Unter2-18 genomic DNA contains:
- the infC gene encoding translation initiation factor IF-3 — MKKIATDKSQRINREITAPEVRLIGLDGEPIGVVKLSEALALAEEKETDLVEIAPTAVPPVVRIMDFGKFKYQEAKRLHEAKLKQKVIQVKEVKFRPGTDDGDYGVKLRNLIRFLEDGDKTKITLRFRGREMAHQEIGVRMLERLKSDLIEHGQVEQFPKMEGRQMVMVLAPIRKAK, encoded by the coding sequence ATTAAGAAGATCGCTACTGATAAATCGCAGCGCATAAATCGGGAGATTACTGCTCCTGAAGTGCGTCTGATTGGACTGGATGGAGAACCCATCGGTGTAGTTAAGTTGAGTGAAGCCCTGGCTTTAGCGGAAGAGAAAGAGACCGATTTGGTTGAAATTGCTCCGACAGCTGTGCCACCTGTAGTCCGGATCATGGACTTCGGCAAATTCAAGTACCAAGAAGCCAAACGTTTGCATGAAGCTAAGCTAAAGCAAAAGGTGATTCAGGTGAAGGAAGTGAAGTTCCGTCCCGGCACAGATGATGGTGACTATGGTGTGAAGCTACGCAATCTAATCCGCTTTTTGGAAGATGGCGATAAGACAAAGATTACGCTGCGGTTTCGGGGTCGTGAAATGGCCCACCAAGAAATCGGAGTCAGAATGTTGGAGCGTTTGAAGTCAGACCTGATTGAACATGGTCAAGTAGAACAGTTTCCAAAGATGGAAGGTCGCCAGATGGTGATGGTATTGGCCCCCATTCGTAAGGCTAAGTAA
- a CDS encoding integration host factor subunit alpha produces the protein MNDLVSNDTVTKNELSEALFDQVGLNKREAKDMIDAFFDRIGKSLETGVEVKISGFGNFQLRNKSARPGRNPKTGQMIPIAARRVVTFHASQKLKDVVESHARENSI, from the coding sequence ATGAATGATTTAGTTAGCAACGATACCGTTACCAAGAATGAGCTCTCGGAAGCCCTCTTTGATCAAGTTGGTCTAAATAAGCGTGAAGCTAAGGATATGATCGATGCCTTTTTTGATCGTATTGGCAAGTCTCTGGAGACTGGTGTTGAGGTGAAGATTTCTGGGTTTGGTAATTTCCAGTTACGTAATAAATCTGCTCGCCCAGGCCGCAATCCAAAAACTGGTCAAATGATTCCCATTGCCGCTCGTCGCGTTGTGACATTTCATGCAAGTCAAAAGCTCAAGGACGTAGTTGAGTCTCATGCTCGAGAAAACAGCATTTGA
- the rpmI gene encoding 50S ribosomal protein L35, with the protein MPKMKSKSSAKKRFTVRAGGTIKRGQAFKRHILTKKTTKNKRHLRGTTEVAKADVKSIRSMLPYA; encoded by the coding sequence ATGCCCAAGATGAAGAGTAAGAGTAGCGCCAAAAAGCGCTTCACGGTTCGCGCAGGCGGAACGATCAAACGAGGCCAGGCTTTCAAACGCCACATCCTCACCAAGAAGACCACAAAGAATAAGCGTCACTTACGTGGTACTACTGAAGTTGCGAAGGCAGACGTTAAGTCAATTCGCTCCATGCTTCCATACGCTTAA
- the pheS gene encoding phenylalanine--tRNA ligase subunit alpha — translation MVSLDHIVEDAKRDFLGAADSAALEDAKAKYLGKSGVLTERLKALGGMSPDERKSAGAQINQIKTQVEVALQERRQALADAVLLQRLAAESIDVSLPGRGQAVGSLHPVMRTWERVEEIFRSIGFDVADGPEIETDWFNFTALNSPENHPARSMQDTFYIDGKDSNGKPLLLRTHTSPIQVRYASEHVKKYAHADVMPPIKVIAPGRTYRVDSDATHSPMFHQVEGLWIAESVSFADLKGVYTDFLRTFFETNELQVRFRPSYFPFTEPSAEIDMAFGSGKLAGRWLEISGAGQVHPNVLRNMGIDPERYTGFAFGSGLERLTMLRYGVDDLRLFFENDLRFLAQFPA, via the coding sequence ATGGTTTCTCTCGACCACATTGTCGAGGATGCTAAACGTGATTTCCTCGGAGCTGCCGATTCGGCAGCTCTAGAGGACGCGAAAGCCAAGTATCTCGGTAAGTCAGGTGTTCTCACTGAGCGTTTAAAAGCGCTAGGTGGAATGTCGCCTGATGAGCGTAAGAGTGCTGGCGCCCAGATTAATCAAATCAAAACCCAAGTAGAAGTTGCATTACAAGAGCGTCGCCAAGCACTGGCTGATGCAGTATTGCTACAACGTCTTGCGGCGGAATCCATCGACGTTTCTTTGCCTGGCCGTGGCCAAGCAGTAGGTAGTCTGCATCCGGTGATGCGCACCTGGGAACGTGTTGAAGAGATCTTTCGCTCCATTGGTTTTGATGTAGCTGACGGCCCTGAAATTGAAACTGATTGGTTTAATTTCACTGCCTTAAATAGCCCCGAGAATCATCCCGCACGTTCTATGCAGGACACCTTTTATATCGATGGCAAAGATTCCAATGGAAAGCCTTTGTTGTTACGTACGCATACCAGCCCGATTCAGGTTCGTTATGCCAGTGAGCATGTCAAGAAATATGCCCATGCTGATGTAATGCCACCAATCAAAGTGATTGCGCCTGGCAGAACCTATCGCGTGGATAGTGACGCAACCCATTCACCGATGTTTCACCAGGTTGAGGGCTTGTGGATTGCAGAGAGCGTTTCCTTTGCAGACCTTAAGGGCGTGTATACCGATTTTCTCAGAACCTTTTTTGAAACGAATGAGCTGCAGGTTCGTTTCCGTCCATCGTATTTTCCATTCACTGAGCCTTCAGCTGAAATCGATATGGCCTTCGGTAGCGGCAAGCTAGCCGGCCGTTGGTTAGAGATTTCTGGTGCAGGGCAGGTTCATCCAAATGTATTGCGCAATATGGGTATTGATCCAGAGCGCTATACCGGTTTTGCTTTTGGCTCTGGCTTAGAGCGTTTGACGATGTTGCGTTACGGCGTTGATGATTTACGTCTTTTCTTTGAGAACGATCTCCGATTCTTAGCGCAATTTCCGGCTTAA
- the rplT gene encoding 50S ribosomal protein L20: protein MPRVKRGVTARARHKKITDAATGYRGRRKNVFRIAKQAVMRAGQYAYRDRRNKKRVFRALWIARINAAVRQHDMTYSVFMNGMKKAAIELDRKVLSDMAIADKAAFAALVTRIKSVVSAAA, encoded by the coding sequence ATGCCAAGAGTCAAACGTGGGGTTACAGCAAGAGCCCGTCATAAGAAAATCACCGATGCCGCAACAGGCTATCGTGGACGTCGTAAAAACGTATTCCGTATTGCTAAGCAAGCGGTTATGCGTGCTGGTCAATATGCATATCGTGACCGTCGCAATAAGAAACGTGTATTCCGCGCATTGTGGATTGCTCGTATCAACGCGGCAGTTCGTCAGCATGACATGACCTATAGCGTATTCATGAATGGTATGAAGAAAGCTGCGATCGAACTCGACCGTAAAGTGCTTTCTGATATGGCCATTGCTGACAAGGCGGCTTTCGCTGCTTTGGTTACTCGGATCAAATCCGTAGTAAGCGCTGCAGCTTAA
- a CDS encoding MerR family transcriptional regulator, whose product MLEKTAFDAGSVLLSSQLPPIPSKRYFTIGEVSELCGVRSHVLRYWEQEFTQLSPQKRRGNRRYYQHHEVVLIRKIRSLLYEEGFTISGARNRLDEARGELRLRDELQAVLQILSK is encoded by the coding sequence ATGCTCGAGAAAACAGCATTTGACGCTGGGTCGGTGCTGCTGAGTTCGCAGCTTCCCCCAATTCCTTCTAAGCGTTATTTCACTATTGGTGAGGTATCTGAGCTTTGCGGCGTTCGTTCTCATGTACTGCGCTATTGGGAGCAAGAATTTACCCAATTAAGCCCTCAAAAGCGTCGCGGTAATCGCCGCTACTACCAACATCATGAAGTCGTCCTCATTCGTAAGATTAGGTCGCTTTTGTATGAAGAGGGCTTCACGATTAGTGGTGCCCGAAATCGTCTTGATGAGGCTCGTGGTGAGCTTCGCTTGCGCGATGAGTTGCAGGCTGTCCTGCAAATTCTCTCCAAATAG
- the pheT gene encoding phenylalanine--tRNA ligase subunit beta: MQFSESWLRQYVNPSLDSNALGHAMTMAGLEVEEQHSVAPAFTKIVVAQILSAEQHPDADRLRVCKVDAGTGQELQIVCGAPNARAGIKIPCALVGAELPPAEAGGKPFLIKVGKLRGVESQGMLCSGRELGLGDDHEGILELPADAPVGEDIRKYLSLDDQIFVIKLTPNKADCLSLMGMAREVSAITGAALCAPKWTTANVTIADKLKVTVESPDLCGRFSGRVIRGVNPKAQTPDWMIQRLCNAGQRSISPLVDLSNYVMLEMGQPTHVFDIDKLTGDLSVRWAKPGENLELLNGQTVVLQGPDSAGKLQDAGVVADQNGPVALAGIMGGNHCAVTDDTKNIYIEAAYWQPSAIQGRARRFNFSTDAAHRFERGVDPQNTANCLEYLTALIVEVCGGQVGPMDDQVLAIPERKPVRMRLARAMKVIGIPLTAEIVADVYKRLGFDFKQQVGDVFVVTPPSYRFDIEIEEDLIEEVARMYGFENIPDVPPVSSLKMSARAEAKRGVHLLRQRLALQGYQEAVNFGFTDLESEQRLAAATDKDLIAVLNPIANQYGVMRSNLWGGLLANLKSNLNRGAGRVRLFETGRVFKRDVSVQEEAGRVAGFHQPQQIGGLAYGSFVAEQWASADRAVDFFDVKGDLERVLDPLNFTTEAAVHPALHPGRSAQIQLLTPSGKHNIGWIGELHPGLQQAYELPQAPVLFEMDLEAIRNLGIPQPEELSKFPAVQRDLAVVVKQSVPSQALLDAMNAKKQNFVKAIELFDEFKPKAGSSSMADDEKSLAYRVTLLNPQETLQDAQIEAVMTALLATLEKNCAARLR, translated from the coding sequence ATGCAATTTTCTGAATCTTGGTTACGTCAATATGTAAATCCTTCGCTTGATAGCAATGCCCTGGGTCATGCAATGACGATGGCTGGCCTTGAGGTGGAAGAGCAGCATTCAGTAGCGCCTGCATTTACGAAGATTGTCGTTGCTCAAATTCTTTCTGCCGAGCAGCATCCCGATGCAGATCGTTTACGTGTTTGCAAAGTTGATGCTGGTACTGGTCAAGAGTTGCAAATCGTCTGTGGCGCTCCAAATGCACGTGCTGGGATTAAGATACCGTGCGCATTAGTTGGCGCAGAATTGCCACCAGCTGAAGCGGGCGGTAAGCCATTCTTGATTAAAGTAGGCAAGCTACGCGGTGTAGAAAGCCAAGGCATGTTGTGCTCTGGTCGAGAGCTGGGTCTTGGCGATGACCATGAGGGTATTCTGGAGCTGCCTGCTGATGCACCAGTTGGTGAGGATATCCGCAAGTACTTAAGTCTGGATGACCAGATCTTTGTTATTAAGTTAACACCCAACAAAGCTGATTGTTTATCTCTGATGGGTATGGCACGTGAAGTGTCAGCAATTACAGGTGCTGCACTGTGTGCTCCAAAGTGGACCACTGCAAATGTCACTATTGCCGATAAGCTCAAAGTGACAGTTGAAAGCCCAGATCTATGTGGGCGCTTTTCAGGACGCGTGATTCGTGGAGTTAATCCAAAAGCACAAACACCAGATTGGATGATTCAGCGTCTTTGTAATGCTGGGCAAAGAAGTATCTCTCCCTTGGTAGATCTTTCTAATTATGTGATGTTAGAAATGGGTCAGCCGACCCATGTATTTGATATTGATAAATTGACTGGTGACTTATCAGTTCGTTGGGCGAAGCCAGGAGAAAATCTTGAGCTATTAAATGGCCAGACAGTTGTTTTGCAAGGCCCAGATTCTGCGGGAAAACTACAGGATGCTGGTGTTGTTGCCGATCAAAATGGTCCTGTGGCATTAGCGGGAATCATGGGTGGTAATCACTGCGCAGTAACAGATGACACTAAAAATATTTATATTGAAGCGGCTTATTGGCAGCCTTCAGCCATTCAAGGTCGTGCGCGCCGCTTTAATTTCAGCACCGATGCCGCGCACCGCTTTGAGCGTGGTGTTGATCCGCAAAATACGGCTAACTGCTTAGAGTATTTAACAGCTTTGATTGTTGAAGTATGCGGTGGCCAAGTTGGCCCAATGGATGATCAAGTATTAGCTATCCCTGAGCGTAAACCAGTGCGTATGCGTTTGGCTCGCGCCATGAAAGTCATTGGCATTCCTTTGACCGCTGAAATTGTTGCTGATGTGTACAAGCGTCTCGGTTTTGATTTTAAGCAACAAGTAGGTGATGTGTTTGTTGTAACGCCACCAAGCTATCGCTTTGATATCGAAATTGAGGAAGATTTAATTGAAGAAGTCGCCCGCATGTACGGCTTTGAAAATATTCCTGATGTACCACCAGTCTCCTCTTTAAAAATGAGTGCTAGGGCTGAGGCAAAGCGCGGAGTGCATTTATTGCGCCAGCGTTTGGCTCTGCAAGGCTATCAAGAGGCGGTGAACTTCGGGTTTACTGATCTTGAGAGTGAACAACGATTAGCTGCAGCCACGGACAAAGACCTCATTGCTGTACTCAACCCGATTGCCAATCAATATGGCGTCATGCGCAGCAATCTGTGGGGTGGTTTATTGGCTAACCTAAAGTCAAATCTGAATCGTGGTGCTGGCCGTGTCCGTTTATTTGAGACGGGTCGTGTATTTAAGCGTGATGTAAGCGTGCAAGAAGAGGCTGGCAGAGTTGCAGGCTTTCATCAGCCTCAGCAAATTGGTGGTTTGGCTTATGGATCATTCGTAGCGGAGCAGTGGGCAAGCGCTGACCGTGCAGTTGATTTCTTTGATGTAAAGGGTGACTTGGAGCGTGTGCTCGATCCGTTGAATTTCACAACTGAGGCCGCAGTTCATCCTGCGCTGCATCCTGGACGTTCGGCGCAGATTCAATTATTAACCCCATCTGGCAAGCACAACATTGGCTGGATTGGTGAATTACACCCTGGCTTACAGCAAGCTTACGAGTTACCGCAGGCTCCAGTTCTATTTGAAATGGATTTAGAGGCTATTCGTAATTTAGGCATTCCACAGCCGGAAGAATTGAGTAAATTTCCTGCTGTGCAGCGAGATCTAGCGGTAGTGGTGAAGCAATCCGTTCCTTCGCAGGCTCTGCTCGATGCAATGAATGCGAAGAAGCAGAACTTTGTTAAGGCGATTGAGCTATTTGATGAGTTCAAGCCCAAGGCTGGCTCTAGTAGTATGGCTGATGATGAGAAGAGCTTAGCCTACCGTGTGACTTTGCTCAATCCACAGGAAACTTTGCAGGATGCGCAAATTGAAGCGGTTATGACTGCTTTATTGGCAACACTTGAGAAAAATTGCGCAGCCCGTCTGCGCTAG
- the thrS gene encoding threonine--tRNA ligase codes for MLVVTLPDGSKREFEAPVRVLDVAQSIGSGLAKAALGGIVDGKMVDASFLIDKDSQLAIITDKSPEALEIVRHSTAHLLAYAVKELFPEAQVTIGPVIENGFYYDFSFHRAFTPEDLVAIEKKMAELAKKDEPVMRTVMPRDEAVKFFKDQGENYKAEIISSIPQGEDVSLYAEGKFTDLCRGPHVPSTGKLKVFKLLSVAGAYWRGDSKNEMLQRIYGTAWLKKEDQDAHLHMLEEAEKRDHRRLGKFLDLFHFQPEAPGLIFWHPKGWSIWQEVEQYMRRVYQREGYQEVKAPQILDRGLWEKSGHWDNYKENMFTTESENRAYALKPMNCPGHVQIFNSGLHSYRELPLRYGEFGQCHRNEPSGALHGLMRVRGFTQDDGHIFCTEDQIQSEVAAFDKAVREVYQDFGFSEVAVKLALRPAKRVGDDAIWDKAEAALRGALTASGQEWEELPGEGAFYGPKIEYHLKDSIGRTWQCGTIQVDFSMPARLGAEYVTEENTRKAPVMLHRAIVGSLERFIGILIENHAGNMPVWLAPTQAVVLNISDNSAAYAQKVQQSLKKQGFRVESDLRNEKITYKIREHALQKLPFLLVVGDKEAESNSVAVRARGGVDLGVMPLDAFVARLQQDISQKVGPEPS; via the coding sequence ATGCTTGTAGTTACTCTGCCAGATGGATCTAAACGTGAGTTTGAAGCTCCCGTGCGCGTTCTTGATGTTGCCCAAAGTATTGGAAGTGGGCTTGCCAAAGCTGCCCTCGGCGGCATAGTAGATGGCAAGATGGTGGATGCCAGCTTTCTGATCGACAAAGATAGTCAATTGGCAATCATTACCGATAAAAGCCCAGAGGCGCTGGAGATTGTGCGCCATTCCACAGCCCACTTATTGGCCTATGCCGTAAAAGAACTGTTCCCGGAGGCGCAAGTCACCATTGGACCTGTCATCGAAAACGGTTTTTATTACGACTTCTCATTTCATCGCGCATTCACGCCTGAAGATTTGGTGGCAATTGAGAAGAAAATGGCTGAGCTGGCTAAAAAAGATGAGCCAGTGATGCGCACAGTCATGCCGCGTGATGAGGCTGTGAAGTTCTTCAAGGATCAGGGCGAAAACTACAAAGCAGAAATCATTTCTAGCATCCCACAGGGCGAAGATGTGTCTTTGTATGCCGAAGGAAAATTCACTGACTTATGTCGCGGACCCCATGTGCCATCTACTGGCAAGCTCAAAGTGTTTAAGCTTCTGAGCGTTGCTGGTGCTTACTGGCGTGGCGATAGCAAGAATGAAATGTTGCAACGGATCTACGGTACAGCTTGGCTAAAAAAAGAAGATCAAGACGCGCATTTGCATATGCTCGAAGAAGCCGAGAAGCGTGACCACCGTCGCCTTGGTAAGTTTTTGGATTTATTTCACTTTCAACCTGAAGCGCCTGGTTTAATTTTCTGGCATCCAAAAGGCTGGTCTATTTGGCAAGAGGTTGAGCAGTACATGCGCCGCGTTTATCAGCGCGAAGGCTACCAAGAAGTTAAGGCCCCACAAATTTTGGATCGCGGTCTTTGGGAAAAGTCTGGCCACTGGGATAACTACAAAGAAAACATGTTTACAACCGAGTCAGAGAATCGTGCCTATGCATTAAAGCCGATGAACTGCCCAGGACACGTGCAGATTTTTAACTCCGGTTTACATAGTTATCGTGAATTGCCATTACGCTACGGCGAGTTTGGTCAGTGTCACCGTAACGAACCGTCTGGTGCGCTACATGGTTTGATGCGCGTGCGTGGTTTCACACAAGATGATGGCCACATTTTCTGTACTGAAGATCAAATTCAGTCTGAAGTAGCCGCGTTTGATAAAGCAGTTCGTGAGGTTTATCAAGATTTTGGTTTTAGTGAAGTTGCTGTAAAGCTGGCACTTCGCCCAGCTAAGCGCGTTGGCGATGATGCAATTTGGGATAAAGCGGAGGCTGCCTTACGTGGCGCCTTGACTGCTTCAGGCCAAGAATGGGAAGAATTGCCAGGTGAGGGTGCTTTTTATGGTCCGAAGATCGAATATCACCTGAAAGACTCGATTGGACGTACTTGGCAGTGCGGCACGATTCAGGTGGATTTCTCGATGCCAGCTCGTTTGGGCGCTGAATATGTCACCGAAGAGAACACTCGTAAAGCTCCAGTGATGCTCCATAGAGCAATTGTCGGCTCTTTGGAGCGTTTTATCGGTATTTTGATCGAAAACCATGCTGGAAATATGCCAGTTTGGCTAGCTCCGACCCAGGCTGTAGTCCTTAATATCTCGGATAATTCTGCTGCATATGCTCAAAAAGTCCAGCAATCTCTGAAAAAACAAGGGTTTAGAGTCGAATCGGATTTGCGGAATGAGAAAATTACGTATAAAATACGCGAGCACGCATTACAGAAGCTCCCATTTTTGTTAGTTGTAGGGGATAAAGAAGCAGAAAGTAATTCGGTGGCCGTTCGTGCCCGTGGCGGAGTGGATTTAGGGGTAATGCCTCTTGATGCCTTCGTTGCCCGACTCCAGCAGGATATTTCTCAGAAAGTCGGACCCGAGCCTAGCTAG